A single window of Psychromonas ingrahamii 37 DNA harbors:
- the yaaA gene encoding peroxide stress protein YaaA, translated as MLVVLSPAKTLDVETPAPVTAFSQADLLDDSQLLINRCNQLSMQDIASLMKVSDKIAGLNVARFSQWHRPFVLNNAKQALFAFQGDVYTGLQAESLSLEAINYAQMHLRILSGLYGLLRPLDLMQAYRLEMGTKLENVRGANLYQFWGSLITQRLNKALAAQGDNLLINLASNEYFKAVKIKELNGLIITPVFKDQKNGQYKVISFYAKKARGLMTRYIIEQQVTALDKLKEFDSAGYYFVESASSATELVFYRDEM; from the coding sequence ATGTTAGTTGTACTCTCTCCGGCTAAAACGTTAGACGTTGAAACACCCGCACCCGTGACCGCATTTTCGCAGGCTGATTTACTTGATGACAGTCAGTTATTGATAAATCGTTGTAATCAATTATCCATGCAGGATATTGCATCCTTGATGAAAGTGAGTGATAAAATCGCTGGATTAAATGTTGCTCGTTTTAGTCAGTGGCATAGGCCGTTTGTTTTAAATAATGCCAAACAAGCGTTATTTGCATTTCAAGGGGATGTCTATACCGGGTTGCAGGCAGAATCATTAAGTCTTGAAGCGATAAATTATGCTCAAATGCATTTACGTATTTTATCGGGATTATACGGTTTATTAAGACCACTGGATTTAATGCAGGCCTATCGTTTAGAAATGGGGACTAAATTAGAGAATGTGCGTGGAGCGAATTTATACCAGTTTTGGGGCAGTTTAATTACTCAAAGATTAAATAAAGCATTAGCAGCGCAAGGTGATAATTTATTGATTAACCTCGCTTCAAATGAGTATTTTAAAGCCGTGAAGATAAAAGAGTTAAACGGGCTGATTATTACACCGGTATTTAAAGATCAAAAAAATGGCCAATATAAGGTGATTAGCTTCTATGCCAAAAAGGCGCGAGGTTTAATGACACGTTATATTATTGAACAACAGGTGACTGCATTGGATAAGTTAAAAGAGTTTGATAGTGCAGGCTATTATTTTGTTGAATCTGCATCGAGTGCCACAGAATTGGTTTTTTATCGGGATGAAATGTAA
- a CDS encoding PilT/PilU family type 4a pilus ATPase, giving the protein MLEKLLIKVDESKASDLYISVGLPATMKLNGTLKAINEHILTSEEVYDLLKEVMDEKHFNEFMTIKESNFAHHPNDGKRFRISAFMQKGQPAMVLRRIETKIPEFAEINLPERLKDVCLAKEGLILFVGATGVGKSTTQAAMIGFRNQNSCDHILTIEDPIEFIHEHGKSVITQREIGVDTGSFDEALKNSLRQAADVIVVGEIRTRQTMEFVLSFAETGHLCMATMHAKNANQALDRILHLVPQENHRQFLFDLSVNLRAIVAQQLIPTTDGQGRRAAFEILYNTPTMAEAIRTGELHTLKQIMKSSGQHGMQTFDQALFDLYESGIIGYTEALAYSDSANDVRLMIKLKSTESRKSLDSGKLSDVTVDF; this is encoded by the coding sequence ATGTTAGAAAAGTTATTAATTAAGGTCGATGAATCAAAAGCATCTGATTTATATATTTCAGTTGGTTTGCCGGCAACAATGAAATTAAATGGAACATTAAAGGCTATTAATGAACATATACTGACCAGCGAAGAAGTTTATGATCTCTTAAAAGAGGTCATGGATGAAAAACATTTTAATGAATTTATGACTATTAAAGAATCCAATTTTGCGCACCATCCCAACGATGGTAAGCGTTTTAGGATCAGTGCTTTTATGCAAAAAGGGCAACCTGCTATGGTGCTCCGCCGTATAGAAACTAAAATACCTGAATTTGCTGAGATAAATTTACCGGAACGATTAAAAGATGTCTGTCTGGCAAAAGAGGGCTTAATTTTATTTGTAGGTGCAACGGGTGTCGGTAAATCAACGACACAAGCAGCAATGATTGGTTTTCGAAATCAAAATTCATGCGATCATATCCTGACCATTGAAGATCCGATTGAGTTTATTCACGAACATGGAAAATCTGTGATCACCCAACGCGAAATTGGTGTTGATACTGGTTCATTTGATGAGGCGCTGAAAAATTCATTACGCCAAGCGGCTGATGTTATTGTCGTCGGTGAAATACGAACACGACAAACCATGGAATTCGTTCTGTCATTTGCTGAGACCGGGCATTTATGTATGGCGACTATGCATGCTAAAAATGCGAATCAGGCTTTAGATCGTATTCTACATTTAGTGCCGCAGGAAAATCATCGCCAGTTTCTATTTGATCTGTCGGTCAATTTACGTGCAATAGTTGCCCAGCAGTTAATTCCAACAACAGATGGACAAGGGCGGCGAGCTGCATTTGAAATTTTATATAATACACCGACCATGGCTGAAGCTATTCGTACTGGCGAGCTGCATACCCTTAAACAGATTATGAAATCATCAGGACAACATGGTATGCAAACCTTTGACCAAGCGCTGTTTGATTTATATGAAAGCGGCATTATCGGTTATACCGAAGCATTGGCCTATTCTGATTCAGCAAATGATGTACGCTTAATGATTAAGCTTAAATCAACTGAAAGCCGAAAAAGTTTAGACAGTGGCAAGCTTTCTGATGTTACAGTCGACTTTTAA
- a CDS encoding type IV pilus twitching motility protein PilT — protein sequence MDITELLAFSVKHNASDLHLSSGVPPMIRVDGEVRKLNVPALDPKEAQTLIYDIMNDKQRKDFEEDLETDFSFEIPGLARFRVNAFNQNRGVSAVFRTIPSKVLTLDELGAPEIFKTISEYPRGLVLVTGPTGSGKSTTLAAMIDYINESRHEHILTIEDPVEFVHETKKSLINQREVYRHTLSFQRALKSALREDPDIILVGELRDLETIRLAITAAETGHLVFATLHTTSAAKTINRIIDVFPAGEKSMVRSMLSESLRAVISQALLKKPGGGRVAAHEIMLGIPAIRNLIREDKVAQMYSVIQTGMVHGMQTLDQSLRDLVGQGLIAHADATKKAVDPKTF from the coding sequence ATGGATATAACAGAATTATTGGCTTTCAGTGTAAAGCATAATGCGTCAGATCTACACCTTTCTTCAGGAGTTCCTCCAATGATTAGGGTCGATGGGGAGGTGCGTAAATTAAATGTCCCTGCTTTAGATCCTAAAGAGGCACAGACTCTTATTTACGACATTATGAATGATAAACAGCGTAAAGATTTTGAAGAGGATTTAGAAACCGACTTTTCCTTTGAAATTCCAGGCTTAGCGCGTTTCCGTGTTAATGCTTTTAACCAGAACCGTGGTGTATCGGCTGTCTTTCGTACTATCCCAAGCAAAGTGTTAACATTAGATGAACTGGGCGCACCTGAAATATTTAAAACAATATCAGAATACCCTCGCGGTTTAGTCTTAGTAACGGGGCCAACGGGCTCGGGTAAGTCAACCACCTTAGCAGCAATGATTGACTATATTAATGAAAGTCGTCATGAGCACATTTTAACCATCGAAGATCCTGTCGAATTTGTCCATGAAACAAAAAAATCGCTGATCAACCAGCGTGAAGTTTATAGACACACCTTAAGTTTTCAGCGCGCACTAAAAAGTGCATTGCGGGAAGATCCCGATATTATTTTAGTCGGAGAACTGCGTGATTTAGAAACCATTCGTTTAGCAATCACAGCAGCGGAAACGGGTCACTTGGTCTTTGCTACCCTGCATACCACTTCTGCGGCTAAAACGATTAACCGTATTATTGATGTCTTTCCTGCGGGAGAGAAAAGCATGGTGCGCTCAATGTTATCTGAATCATTACGTGCCGTTATTTCGCAAGCTTTACTTAAAAAACCGGGTGGCGGGCGAGTTGCTGCGCATGAAATTATGTTGGGCATTCCCGCAATTCGGAATTTGATTCGTGAAGATAAAGTTGCGCAAATGTACTCAGTAATTCAAACCGGAATGGTACATGGCATGCAAACACTAGATCAAAGTTTACGTGATTTAGTTGGCCAGGGTCTTATTGCACACGCTGATGCTACGAAAAAAGCGGTCGATCCAAAAACATTCTAA
- a CDS encoding YggS family pyridoxal phosphate-dependent enzyme: MTNISKKIKNVEQTIIQAAQRAGRNADQIQLLAVSKTKPVALIKEAYLAGLRHFGENYVQESIEKIQQIKLDTDFEQAVFWYFIGPLQSNKTRPVAENFDWVQSVERLKIAQRLNDQRPDHLPKLNVCLQVNISGEQSKSGTTLLQVIELASQVNNLPRLTLRGIMAIPEKTDDQLRLEKQFNELHNIYLHLQQLYPQVDTLSMGMSGDLEKAIACGSTMVRIGTDIFGSRG, translated from the coding sequence ATGACTAATATATCTAAAAAAATTAAAAATGTAGAACAAACAATCATTCAGGCGGCTCAACGAGCGGGCCGGAATGCTGATCAAATTCAATTACTCGCGGTCAGTAAAACCAAACCGGTAGCACTGATAAAAGAAGCTTACCTGGCAGGCTTACGTCATTTTGGTGAAAACTATGTACAAGAAAGCATCGAAAAAATTCAGCAGATCAAACTTGATACTGATTTTGAGCAAGCCGTTTTCTGGTATTTTATTGGCCCGCTGCAATCTAATAAAACACGCCCTGTGGCTGAAAACTTCGATTGGGTACAGAGTGTCGAGCGACTAAAAATAGCACAGCGCTTAAATGATCAACGCCCTGACCATTTACCCAAACTAAATGTTTGTTTACAGGTTAATATTAGCGGAGAACAAAGTAAATCGGGTACTACTTTATTACAAGTTATCGAACTGGCTTCACAAGTTAATAATCTACCACGTTTAACACTGCGTGGTATTATGGCGATTCCGGAAAAAACCGACGATCAGCTGCGACTTGAAAAACAGTTCAATGAACTCCATAACATTTACCTGCACCTACAACAGTTATACCCGCAAGTTGATACTCTGTCGATGGGAATGAGTGGGGATTTAGAAAAAGCAATTGCCTGCGGCAGTACTATGGTCAGAATCGGAACTGATATTTTTGGTTCAAGAGGTTAG
- the proC gene encoding pyrroline-5-carboxylate reductase — protein MLHKKITFIGAGNMAGSIISGLAKSGYPADLICACAPSANNTQKLADQFSIQASQDNVTAVDWAEVIVLGVKPQMMADVCQAMVDQGADFSNKLVISIAAGISVQRLQSLLGEKAQIIRTMPNTPSLLQKGMTGLFASEQVSEEYKTFAGDLMSAVGETVWVKEESMINSVIAASGSSPAYFFLFMEAMQTKAIEMGFDPEQARLLVSQAALGSIEMVKQNPDISIGKLRENVTSKEGSTAKALDTFNELQLTEIVAKAMQAASDRGEEMEKLF, from the coding sequence ATGTTACATAAGAAAATTACCTTTATTGGTGCCGGCAACATGGCCGGCAGTATAATCAGCGGATTAGCTAAATCTGGCTATCCTGCGGATTTGATCTGTGCATGTGCACCCAGTGCGAACAATACACAAAAACTAGCAGACCAATTTTCAATTCAGGCCAGCCAAGACAATGTGACTGCAGTCGATTGGGCCGAAGTTATTGTGCTAGGCGTTAAACCGCAAATGATGGCAGATGTTTGTCAGGCGATGGTTGACCAGGGCGCAGATTTTAGCAATAAGTTAGTTATCTCCATTGCGGCTGGTATCTCTGTACAGCGCCTGCAGTCTTTATTAGGCGAGAAAGCCCAAATTATTCGCACTATGCCTAATACCCCAAGCTTATTACAAAAAGGAATGACCGGGTTATTTGCATCGGAACAGGTAAGCGAAGAATATAAAACCTTTGCGGGCGACTTGATGTCAGCTGTGGGTGAGACAGTCTGGGTAAAAGAAGAAAGCATGATTAATTCCGTTATCGCCGCGTCAGGATCTTCACCTGCGTACTTCTTCCTGTTTATGGAAGCGATGCAGACAAAAGCAATAGAAATGGGCTTTGATCCGGAACAAGCACGTTTATTAGTGTCGCAAGCCGCACTGGGCAGCATTGAAATGGTCAAACAAAACCCAGATATCTCTATTGGTAAGCTTCGTGAAAACGTCACTTCTAAAGAAGGATCAACTGCAAAAGCGCTTGATACTTTTAATGAATTACAATTAACTGAAATCGTCGCTAAAGCGATGCAGGCAGCTTCTGATCGTGGTGAAGAAATGGAAAAATTATTCTAA
- a CDS encoding YggT family protein, translating into MNAVNFLAETLFDLYIMIVLLRIWLQVARADFYNPFSQFVIKATQPVVGPLRKIIPGLGGWDLATILFAFAVACLKITTLSLISGTAINPVVILIVGLSILIAAIFKILFWVLILRAILSWVSRGNNPIEAVMIQLTEPLLAPIRRFMPQMGGLDLSMLVVLIGLQFLEMLVSDVLAKLF; encoded by the coding sequence ATGAATGCAGTAAATTTTTTAGCGGAGACCCTGTTTGATCTTTATATCATGATCGTATTATTACGTATCTGGTTACAGGTTGCGAGAGCCGATTTTTACAACCCTTTCAGCCAATTTGTCATTAAAGCGACACAACCTGTTGTCGGACCACTACGCAAAATAATTCCAGGACTTGGCGGTTGGGATCTCGCCACCATTTTATTTGCTTTTGCTGTTGCCTGTTTGAAAATAACGACTTTATCCTTAATCTCGGGGACGGCAATCAATCCCGTGGTGATCCTTATTGTCGGTTTGAGCATCTTAATAGCGGCAATCTTTAAAATACTCTTTTGGGTGTTGATATTACGCGCAATTTTAAGTTGGGTAAGCCGTGGTAATAATCCTATTGAAGCGGTGATGATCCAGCTTACTGAGCCTCTTTTAGCACCGATTCGTCGTTTTATGCCGCAAATGGGAGGATTAGATCTCTCTATGTTAGTCGTCTTAATTGGATTGCAGTTTTTAGAGATGCTGGTCAGTGATGTATTGGCTAAATTATTTTAA
- the yggU gene encoding DUF167 family protein YggU, with protein sequence MAVDNLQYEGEDLLLRLVLQPKSSRDQFIGLLGDELKIAITAPPVDGKANAHLIKFLSKQFKVAKGAIIIEKGLLSRHKRVRVCAPKKMPEFFNSLNE encoded by the coding sequence ATGGCGGTTGATAATCTCCAATATGAAGGCGAAGATCTTTTGCTTCGCCTTGTTTTACAACCAAAATCCAGCCGCGATCAATTTATCGGACTGCTGGGAGATGAGCTTAAAATCGCCATTACAGCGCCACCTGTAGACGGCAAGGCCAATGCGCACCTGATTAAATTTTTGAGCAAGCAGTTCAAAGTTGCAAAAGGTGCCATTATTATAGAAAAAGGGTTATTAAGCCGGCATAAACGGGTCCGAGTCTGCGCACCGAAAAAAATGCCTGAATTTTTTAACAGTCTGAATGAATGA
- a CDS encoding DUF4426 domain-containing protein, giving the protein MLKIKQYYQVLFIASLFCFSQTGMAAQFQDFDNLEVHYIALPSTFLQPDIAKKYNIKRSQYNGLINISVLDKRNNNKSLSASLSGSGKNLLGQSEALKFQEIKEGDSIYYIADYPFLNEEIVNFNIIIKTSNKTNVLKFQHKFYIE; this is encoded by the coding sequence ATGCTTAAAATAAAACAGTATTATCAGGTCTTATTTATTGCCTCACTATTTTGCTTTAGCCAAACGGGTATGGCTGCACAATTCCAAGATTTTGATAATCTGGAAGTCCATTACATTGCCCTGCCCAGTACCTTTTTACAACCCGACATTGCCAAAAAATACAATATCAAACGCAGTCAATATAATGGCCTGATTAATATATCGGTACTGGATAAAAGGAATAATAACAAGTCACTTTCAGCCAGTCTAAGCGGGTCAGGAAAAAACCTTTTAGGACAAAGTGAAGCGCTAAAATTTCAAGAAATTAAAGAGGGAGACAGTATTTATTATATTGCTGACTATCCGTTTCTTAATGAAGAAATTGTTAATTTTAACATTATTATTAAAACCTCAAACAAAACCAATGTATTAAAATTTCAACATAAGTTTTATATTGAATAA
- a CDS encoding XTP/dITP diphosphatase, producing the protein MKKKWVLATGNKGKVQEMSELLNSFSIEVLPQSQFEVSDVAETGTTFVENAIIKARHAAKVTGLPAIADDSGLEVDFLNGQPGIRSARFAGENATDQENIELLLSKLEGIGTEQRRARFQCVLVYLRHELDPTPIICQGTWQGIITESQQGENGFGYDPVFWVESEQSTSAQLSKQRKAELSHRGQALGKLVELLKKQLG; encoded by the coding sequence ATGAAAAAAAAATGGGTACTCGCCACCGGCAATAAAGGTAAAGTACAAGAAATGAGCGAACTGCTGAATAGCTTTTCGATCGAAGTGCTGCCACAAAGTCAGTTTGAAGTATCAGACGTTGCAGAAACTGGCACAACCTTTGTCGAAAATGCCATTATAAAAGCACGTCATGCGGCTAAAGTAACAGGGTTACCCGCCATTGCCGATGATTCCGGGTTAGAAGTCGATTTTTTAAATGGCCAACCGGGCATTCGTTCTGCGCGTTTCGCTGGCGAAAATGCCACTGACCAGGAAAACATTGAACTTTTATTAAGTAAATTAGAAGGCATCGGCACAGAGCAGCGCCGAGCGCGTTTCCAATGTGTATTGGTTTATTTACGCCATGAATTAGACCCCACACCGATTATTTGTCAAGGGACTTGGCAGGGTATTATCACAGAATCACAGCAGGGTGAAAACGGCTTTGGCTACGATCCCGTATTTTGGGTTGAAAGTGAACAATCAACGTCAGCACAATTAAGCAAACAACGTAAAGCTGAATTGAGTCACCGGGGTCAAGCCCTGGGAAAATTAGTTGAATTGCTTAAAAAGCAATTAGGTTAA
- the hemW gene encoding radical SAM family heme chaperone HemW, which produces MLKLPPLSLYIHIPWCIEKCPYCDFNSHKLRGEVPEKEYLHALLEDLSNDLVYVQGRVLETIFIGGGTPSLLSASGIGWLLTEIEKKIPFKKNMEITLEANPGAIENQKIADFKAFGINRFSFGVQSFQQDKLTKLGRIHGVEEAKTAARQAHHVGMKTFNLDLMHGLPDQSLDDALSDLQTAIDLNPTHISWYQLTIEPNTQFFSKPPVLPEDDLLWEIQEKGQQLLADNGYIQYEISAYGKVGFECLHNLNYWKFGDYIGIGCGAHGKLTLPLQNKILRTVKVKHPKGYLEPTRAYLDHINQVEKSDLAFEYMINRLRLFEAVPFTEFEDFTGLSLESIKLPLQTAIAKNLLVENEQSWQVSPLGYRYLNDLLTLFTD; this is translated from the coding sequence ATGTTAAAACTTCCTCCGCTAAGCCTTTATATTCATATCCCCTGGTGCATTGAAAAATGTCCATACTGTGATTTTAATTCACATAAATTACGTGGAGAGGTGCCTGAAAAGGAGTATCTGCACGCTTTATTGGAAGATCTAAGCAATGATTTGGTTTATGTTCAGGGCCGCGTCCTGGAAACCATTTTTATTGGCGGCGGAACGCCAAGTTTATTATCAGCATCGGGTATCGGCTGGTTATTAACCGAAATAGAGAAAAAAATCCCCTTCAAAAAGAATATGGAGATCACCTTAGAAGCCAATCCAGGCGCCATTGAGAATCAAAAAATAGCCGACTTCAAAGCATTCGGTATTAATCGCTTCTCCTTTGGCGTACAAAGTTTCCAACAGGATAAACTTACAAAACTGGGCCGTATTCATGGCGTAGAGGAAGCAAAAACAGCAGCAAGGCAAGCCCATCACGTTGGCATGAAAACCTTTAATTTAGATTTAATGCATGGTTTACCGGATCAAAGCCTTGACGATGCATTAAGTGATTTGCAGACAGCTATCGATCTTAATCCTACCCACATCTCCTGGTATCAACTCACCATAGAGCCCAATACGCAGTTTTTTTCCAAGCCGCCCGTATTACCTGAAGATGATTTATTATGGGAGATTCAAGAAAAAGGGCAGCAGTTACTGGCTGATAATGGTTATATTCAATACGAGATTTCAGCTTATGGCAAAGTGGGTTTTGAATGTTTACATAACTTAAACTACTGGAAATTTGGTGATTATATCGGTATTGGTTGCGGTGCTCATGGCAAGTTGACCCTGCCCCTGCAGAATAAAATATTACGCACCGTTAAAGTCAAACATCCCAAGGGTTATTTAGAGCCAACCCGCGCCTATCTTGATCACATCAATCAGGTCGAAAAAAGTGATTTAGCTTTTGAGTATATGATCAACCGCCTGCGTTTATTTGAGGCTGTTCCTTTTACTGAATTTGAAGATTTCACCGGATTAAGTCTTGAGTCGATTAAACTCCCACTTCAAACAGCCATTGCAAAAAATCTGTTAGTTGAAAATGAGCAGAGTTGGCAAGTAAGCCCATTAGGTTATCGTTACCTTAATGATCTATTAACCTTATTTACGGATTAA
- a CDS encoding monovalent cation:proton antiporter-2 (CPA2) family protein → MTEYFVYAFIYLAAAVIAVPIATRCGLGSVLGYLIAGVVIGPIIGLVGDETSSIKHFAEFGVVLMLFLVGLELEPKLLWKMRNRLLGLGGLQVILSTLLVMGIAFYFVDHWATALTIGLILSPSSTAIVLQTFNEKGLSKTTGGKNAFSILLFQDIAVIPMLALIPLMALPELIEKSQQLASTAAQQNEHLSLVAGLPSWAYALTVVTSIIAVVSGGHYLSRPLFRFVASSGLREMFTASALMLVIGIAALMSLVDLSPALGTFLAGVVLANSEFRHELKSNIEPFKGLLLGLFFITVGAGIDFNLLYSDFMVILTLTLGIILLKATVLFFLAIIFKIKNSDRWLFALSLAQAGEFGLVLLSFTVQQHVLPSAMAAPLSLVITLSMFLTPALFIFFEKVILPHHQQTSNRRAQDKIDQTGSVIIAGAGRFGQVVNRLLVANNVPTVVIDHESSMIDRLRQVNVKSFYGDVTRPDIMRTAGIEQAKLLIVSIDDKIRATELVNYIKHTHPQVKILARAYDRGHYYSLAHAGADYIISETYLSAVELGTQALKDLGFAQDNVTNLRHKFMNAEVKGSRSLYKIWQESSSEHTFDSDYQQLFIELEEELSEIMDENES, encoded by the coding sequence ATGACCGAATATTTTGTTTATGCTTTTATTTATCTGGCTGCTGCTGTAATAGCTGTCCCTATTGCGACACGCTGCGGACTCGGTTCAGTGCTCGGGTATTTAATCGCAGGGGTGGTGATCGGCCCGATTATTGGTTTAGTGGGTGATGAGACCAGCAGTATTAAACACTTTGCTGAATTTGGGGTTGTCCTGATGCTGTTTTTGGTCGGTCTGGAACTCGAACCAAAACTGCTTTGGAAAATGCGTAATCGCCTGCTGGGATTAGGTGGACTTCAAGTTATTTTAAGCACCCTATTAGTGATGGGGATTGCATTCTATTTTGTCGATCATTGGGCAACCGCCTTAACGATTGGTTTGATTTTGTCACCTTCTTCAACAGCGATTGTGCTGCAAACCTTTAATGAAAAAGGGTTAAGCAAAACAACAGGTGGCAAAAATGCCTTTTCAATTTTGCTCTTTCAGGATATAGCGGTTATTCCGATGCTGGCATTAATACCCTTAATGGCTTTGCCCGAACTTATCGAAAAATCACAGCAGCTGGCATCAACCGCAGCGCAGCAAAACGAGCACTTAAGTTTAGTGGCAGGCTTACCGAGCTGGGCTTACGCACTGACCGTTGTCACCTCCATTATAGCGGTCGTCTCTGGTGGACACTATTTAAGCCGCCCTTTATTCAGATTTGTCGCCAGCTCAGGTTTACGAGAAATGTTCACCGCCTCGGCATTGATGCTGGTGATCGGCATCGCTGCATTAATGAGTTTAGTGGATTTATCCCCCGCCCTGGGCACTTTTTTAGCGGGTGTTGTATTGGCAAACTCAGAGTTTCGCCATGAATTAAAATCTAATATTGAGCCCTTTAAAGGGCTTTTACTGGGACTGTTTTTTATTACCGTTGGCGCAGGGATAGATTTTAATCTTTTATATTCTGACTTTATGGTGATCCTCACGCTAACCCTCGGCATCATCTTATTAAAAGCGACTGTTTTATTTTTTCTGGCGATAATATTTAAAATTAAGAACAGTGACCGTTGGTTGTTTGCCTTGAGCCTCGCCCAAGCGGGTGAGTTTGGTTTGGTTTTATTAAGCTTTACGGTACAGCAGCATGTTTTACCCTCGGCAATGGCCGCGCCTTTATCACTGGTTATTACGCTATCCATGTTTCTGACACCCGCCCTGTTTATTTTCTTCGAAAAGGTTATTTTACCGCATCATCAGCAAACCAGTAACCGCCGCGCACAAGATAAAATAGATCAAACAGGCTCTGTAATTATTGCCGGAGCGGGTCGATTTGGACAGGTAGTTAATCGCTTACTGGTCGCCAATAATGTCCCCACGGTAGTGATCGATCATGAGTCAAGCATGATCGATCGCTTAAGGCAGGTTAATGTAAAAAGTTTTTACGGGGATGTAACACGCCCGGATATTATGCGTACCGCAGGCATTGAGCAGGCAAAATTATTAATTGTTTCGATCGACGATAAAATACGTGCCACTGAGTTAGTTAACTATATAAAACACACTCACCCGCAGGTAAAAATTCTCGCACGCGCTTATGATCGCGGTCATTATTATTCACTTGCCCACGCCGGGGCCGACTATATTATCAGTGAAACCTACCTGTCCGCTGTAGAGTTGGGAACACAAGCCTTGAAAGATTTAGGCTTTGCTCAAGATAATGTCACTAACCTGCGCCATAAATTCATGAATGCAGAGGTAAAAGGCAGCCGTTCTTTATACAAAATATGGCAGGAAAGCAGCTCCGAACACACTTTTGATAGTGACTACCAGCAACTCTTTATCGAGCTTGAAGAGGAGTTAAGTGAGATCATGGATGAAAATGAAAGCTAA
- a CDS encoding mechanosensitive ion channel family protein, which yields MNEIGHYLSDVFNIEFIAKLLRAALLLILGFIFAKLLSYYSTRFSEKVFTLQTAGLIKRIIYHLIFILFIFSAMLEMGFNLNVLLGAASVLTVAVGFASQTSASNFISGIFLMAERSFSVGDVIRVGTTVGEVLSIDLLSVKLRTFDNLFVRLPNETLIKSEVTTLTKFPIRRLDLKIGIAYKENIDKVKTILQQVASDNPLSLEEPKPLYIFQGFEDSCLSLQFSVWAKRENFLELKNSIYEQIKIAFDKQEIEIPFPHISLYAGSVTEPFPIKITREKKSSKQ from the coding sequence ATGAATGAGATCGGGCATTACCTCTCTGATGTTTTTAATATCGAATTTATCGCCAAACTGCTGCGCGCAGCTTTATTATTAATATTAGGCTTTATCTTTGCCAAATTGCTCAGTTATTACAGCACACGCTTTAGCGAAAAAGTATTTACCCTGCAGACCGCCGGTCTTATTAAGCGAATCATCTATCACCTGATTTTTATACTCTTTATCTTTTCAGCAATGTTAGAGATGGGCTTTAATCTTAACGTTCTGCTGGGTGCTGCCAGCGTATTAACCGTGGCGGTGGGCTTTGCTTCACAAACCTCAGCATCCAATTTTATTAGCGGTATTTTCCTGATGGCTGAACGCTCATTTAGCGTCGGGGATGTGATTCGTGTGGGCACCACAGTAGGAGAAGTCTTATCCATTGATCTGCTATCGGTTAAGTTGCGTACCTTTGATAACTTATTTGTCCGCTTGCCTAATGAAACATTAATTAAATCCGAGGTGACCACCCTCACTAAATTCCCGATTAGGCGGCTGGATCTAAAGATTGGCATCGCCTATAAAGAAAATATTGATAAAGTGAAAACTATTTTACAGCAGGTCGCATCGGATAATCCGTTATCTTTGGAGGAGCCAAAACCTTTATATATTTTTCAAGGATTTGAAGATTCATGCTTAAGTCTGCAGTTTTCAGTCTGGGCAAAGCGGGAAAATTTTTTGGAATTAAAAAATTCGATTTACGAGCAGATAAAAATCGCTTTTGATAAACAGGAAATCGAAATACCTTTCCCGCATATTAGTCTCTACGCAGGCAGTGTTACCGAGCCTTTTCCCATTAAAATAACCAGAGAAAAAAAATCATCAAAGCAGTGA